GATATTTAATTATTAAGAAACCTTGGCCAGGAATGATGAGAACAATTCACGCAAACCCAGAGAGATATTTGGAGAGTTATTGGGAATATATTTCCTTTAAGGGAGAAAAAAATGTTTATTTTGCTGGAGATGGAGCACGCATTGATGAAGATGGATATATATGGATTATGGGAAGAGTTGATGATGTCATAAGTGTTTCAGGACATCGATTAGGAACAATGGAAATAGAATCTGCTTTGGTAAGTCATAAATCAGTTGCAGAGTCTGCAGTCGTTGGCAAAAAAGATGATTTAAAAGGTGAAGTTATAGTTGCTTTTGTATCTCTTGAGAAAGACGTGAACGGTTCTTCAGAATTAGTGGATAATCTAAAGAAACATGTTGTTAATGAAATTGGAATTATCGCAAAGCCTGAAAAAATTATAATCTCTGATTCTCTTCCGAAAACACGTAGTGGAAAAATTATGAGGCGAATTTTAAGATCTTTGGCTGCTGGAGAAAAAATTAGCGGTGATATAAGCACTCTTGAAGATAGTTCTGTTTTGGAAAAGCTGAAAGAATTATCCTAATTAGATTCATCGATTAAATTGGAAATTTTTTTTATAGTATTTCTTTTGAATTCATCATCGGCCCAGTCTCCTAAAAAATTTTCTCTTAGTCCTGCGCTTGCAATTATGGTGTGTGTACCTTTTAATATTACCCCCTGAGAATTATCTTCTTTTCTTGCTTTAAGACAAGAAAATAATTTATCTGTTTGATCTAATTCGTCTGAATTAAATTTTATTAGGAAGTTATTTTTTTGATTATATGTTTTTTCAATTAATCGCAAAGTTCTTTCGGGGCTTGGGCTGAATTCACTGTTGAATTCTAATTTTTGAGAAATTTGTTTCAATAATGGAATAGATTTGTTAGCACTGAAGTTATTAAAACTTATTGATATGAATTTTTCGCAATTTCTTCCACCATCAGGGGAAATTAGATGAAGTTTGCAGCCTAGGCTATGACCAATTCTTATTGAAGGAATTGATCCTCCTATTCTATTGGATAAAGATATTCGACAATTCTTGAAATCCCTCCATGCTTTAATAGCAAGTTGTTGGTGATCGAATTGTGGAGTGTATTTATATGCATGTACTGCATAGTTTTTATTAATTAAACTCTCTATGAATCTTTTATAAGTTAAATCTGGTTTAGAGGCTAGATAACTTCCACCAATAAATTCCACAACTTTTTTAGGATTTGAAGGCCAATAACAAAAATTATTAAATTGATATTTTGTAAAAGTCATCTTTCATAAACTAAAAATGTTTTAAAAATTTATTTTCTAATCATTTTTCTTAATTTATATTAATTTAAGAGAAATTTTTATTAAATGCGTCAAGATAAATTAAAGTGTTCTCAGCTAATTGGATCTATCTAACAAAAAAGAATTAAATCAATTGGATATTCTTCAGGGTCAAGTTATCAGTTATCCCTCTGAAGAGAGAGTTGCTAATCAAAATAAGAAAATTGAAAAAATTTTAATTCTTGATACTGAAACAACAGGTTTAGACGAAAATAAAGATGAAGTGATAGAGATAGGTTGTATTTTGTTTGATGTATCTTTTAAGTGCGTGCTTTCACAAGTTTCTTTTTTATTCCCAGTTAATAATAATGAAGCCGAACATGTGAATGGTATATCTGCTGAAGTAACTAATATCTCTCAACCATGGGAAGATGGATTGAATTTCTTTCTGAAACTTGTTGATTGTTCGGATTTCATTGTTGCGCATAATGTAGAGTTTGATAAGAAATGGTTTGGGAAAGGAAGATTGCCTAATCTTAATAAAAAATGGATATGCAGTTTAGAGGATATTAATTGGTCTTTCCAAAAATCACTAAAAACAAGACCTTCAGTAACCGATCTAGCCCTATCTTTTTCAATACCAGTTTGGAATTTACATAGAGCCTTATCTGATTGTATTTACATATCAGAGGTCTTCAAAAAATGTGATAATTTAGATGAACTGTTACTTAAAGCTACTGAACCGAGGTTTTTATACAAGGCATTGGTTAGCTATGAAGATAGGTCTTTAGCTAAAAATGCTGGGTTTAAATGGAATAATCCTGTGCAAGGAGCTTGGTCTAGAAAATTAACTACTGATGAGGCAAAAAATCTTGATTTTAGAGTGGAGATTTTGAATTAATACTCAATAATTTTATTGAATAAGAAAATATTTAGTGCATCTTACAAGGCATCCATTTATTACCCATTTTATGTGCTCCAATACATCCGTATTTTGAAGCAGCCTTTTCAGCTTCTTCTTTAGTGTTAAAAAGGCCTGAGATAATTTTTCCCTTGCTTGAATTTGAAGTTTGTTTGGAATGATTATGATGATTGTTGTGAGAATTAGGTGAATACTCCCATATTCCCATAGTAGTAACCCCAGCAGAGATAATTCCCATCCCCACTACTGATAAATTAACTATTCCCATCGCTACTGCACCAAAAGATAATACACCCATTGGGACTACTCCAATACTTATTACTCCCATTGGCACTATTCCTATTGAAACTATACCGAGAGGTGCTATTCCAAAAGCAATTTTTTTTGGCTTTGTACCGCAATGTTGATTCTCGTTATTTTTATTAATTTCCAATAGTTTTTTTAAATGTTAAATTAAAATTATCTCACAAAACAACTAATCAAAGATTAATTTCTAATTGAACTAAAAATTTTGAATTATTTTCTAGAACTTTGAATAACTTAAAAAATCTTAGAGGAACAATCGACCTATTGCCTGATCAATTAATAAAGTGGCAAAACGTTGAGAAAATTTTATTAGAGCAGCTTGCAAGAGCATCTATCAAAGAAATAAGAACACCAATATTGGAAATGACCGAATTATTTATAAGAGGAATTGGTGAAGGAACAGATGTTGTTAGTAAGGAAATGTATACTTTCCTTGATAGGGGGGAGAGATCCTGCACCCTTAGGCCTGAAGGAACAGCCTCCGTTGCGAGAGCGTTAATACAAAATGGATTATCTTCTAATCTTCAGAAGCTTTGGTACATGGGGCCTATGTTTCGATATGAAAGACCTCAAGCAGGTAGGCAAAGACAGTTTCATCAGTTGGGTGTTGAGTTTATAGGATACGATTCAGTTAGAAGTGATGTTGAAATTATTGCTTTAGCTTGGGATATCTTAGGTAAATTAGGAATAAAAGAACTTAATCTTGAAATAAATACTTTGGGCGATCTTAATGATAGATTAAATTTTCAAAAATCCTTTTTAGAATGGCTAGAAATAAATAAAAATTCTCTAGATTTAGATTCTCAGAATAGGATTACTAAAAATCCCTTAAGGATTTTGGACTCTAAGAATATTCAAACACAAAAAGCTCTAGAGAATGCTCCAAGATTATTTAATTTTTTATCTGAAGAAAGTCATAAAAGATATTCAGACTTAAAAAAAAATTTAGAGGTTTTAAAAATACCTTATGTGGAAAATTTTAATCTTGTACGAGGTTTGGATTACTACACCCATACAGCTTTTGAAATTACTAGTGGGGCTCTAGGCTCCCAAGCAACTGTTTGCGGAGGAGGAAGATACGACGATTTAATAAAACAAATGGGAGGGCCAAATACCCCAGCAATTGGTTTCGCTATTGGTTTAGAAAGATTAATTTTACTCGCAGGGAAAGAGCTTGAAATTCCAAGAAATACTGATATTTATATCATTAATCAAGGCTTAATTGCTGAATCATTAGCAATGGATTTATCTAGAAAATTGAGAAATTATGATTTGTTAGTTGAATTGGATTTAAGCGGAGCCTCATTCTCTAAACAGTTTAAAAAGGCAAATAAACTAAAATCTAAAAGCGTTATTGTTATTGGTGATGATGAAGCAGTGAATGGAGAATTTATTATAAGGCTCTTTGATCGATCAGTTAATGAGAATGAAGAAGAGGTTATATCTTTTGGAAATGATATTAACTTGGAAAAGTGGATAAACAATAACTTACTTATAAAGAGATGTTCTTGAAGATAGTGATAATTTTTGCTTTCATATTTATTTTTGTTAATTTAAGAAACTTTCTTAAATTAAATAGAAAACAAAAAGTTTTTAAGTCAAAAAAAATAATTACTTTCAATAAGAAGAATTTTAATAATTGGATGAATTTAACTAAAAAAGAAAGGTATAACTTATCAAAACAAGATTCTGTTAACTATATGGATAGAAGAAAACTATTATTAGATGAAATTAGAAAAGAATATAAAAAAATATCTAGAGAAAATTTTGAGGGGAACATTAACAAAAAATAATTTTGAAAAATTACTGGACTTCTATTAAACCTATAAATGGATTAAGACATTTTGTTTTGGTAAATGAAACTAAAGAAAAAGGAAATATTATTTTTTTGATGGTTTCTGTACTTGATTCTGAGATTAACTTAAGAGCAACTTACGAAGAATTAATAAATAGTGGAAATTGGTGCGAGGGCTGGATCAATCTTCCAAAGCTTCAATCGATTACTGAAGAATATTTTGATTATAAATCCAACAATAGAGAAGAGTGTATTGATGATGTATTCATTAATGAAGATTCTTTATTTAATATTTCTTAATTAGATATGAATCTTTCAAATCTTTTTTCTTTATAAATACTGGGATTTTCTTACTTAATAATTATTTAAAAATTTTACCCCTTTCAAAAAAATAAAATTAACGTTATTAAGGATTAATAATATTTACATAATTCAATGTTAGGGGAAATATGGAGCTCATCTGAGTTGACTGCTAAAAAATTTGGAATAACTGAAATCAAACTCTCTTTTTTACGTGAAAATGGAATACTCAAGCCTGGGATTCATTGGAAAAGCTCTCCACTAGGTCAGAAAAAACCTTGGAACCCCAAAGCACTTTATAATATAAATAAGTGTAGAAAAATAATCAATAAATTTTATTTTGAAGAAAACTATGATGTCGCGGCCTGAAAATAATATTTTTTGAAGATTAATTTGGGGAAATATATAAAATCTTTATTCGATTAAGTTCTCATCCTCACAATCAATCAAAGTGTTTTGCAAGGTTGGATATAAGTTAATCATATTTATATATTGTTTTGATTTTCTGTAGGATTTTGCAGCCTTTTTGTAATGAACTTCCGATTTCATTTCTAGTGAAAATTTTCTAGAAGACTCTTGAGAAGTAGTCATAATAATAAATGTCTTATCCCATATTTAATAATTCTTTGAATATGAGGCAATAAATATCATGTTGTAATGAAACAAAATATCTTTTAATGTCAGCAAAATGAAATTTATTTAACTTATTTGAATCTAAAAATACTTTTTTATTTGATAGGACTTATATCTCTAAGAATAATTTTTCTCCATTAAATCTACCTTTTTTGCTATTGGAATGCCTTTTGGAGATTTCTCGTTTAGTAATAGTTAGGATTACTAACCTTTACAATTTTGTTATGAATTCAACTGTTTGGTGAAATATAAAGTATTCTCAAAACGTTTAAGCTAATCAATTCCTAAATGCAAACCTATGGAAATCCAGATACTACCTATGGATGGTGGGCTGGTAATTCAGGTGTAGCAAATCGCTCAGGAAAATTTATTGCTGCTCATGTAGCTCATGCAGGATTAATTGTTTTCTGGGCGGGTGCTTTCACCCTTTTTGAACTTTCACGATTTGACCCCAGTGTCCCAATGGGTCATCAACCTTTAATCGTTCTTCCTCATTTAGCAACTCTTGGAATAGGGTTTGATGCTAATGGCGTTGCGATGGGAGATACTAAACCTGTTCTAGCGATAGCAATAGTTCACTTAGTTTCTTCTATGGTTTTAGCAGCAGGTGGACTTTTACACTCTTTACTTCTTCCTGGAAATCTAGAAGATTCCGATGTAGCAAGAGCTAGAAAATTCAATATTGAATGGGATAATCCAGACAAATTGACATTTATTCTTGGTCACCATCTAATTATTCTTGGTTTCGCAGTTATCGCTTTTGTTGAATGGGCAAGGGTTCATGGAATTTATGATCCAGCTATCGGTTCTGTAAGACAGGTTGAGTATGAATTAAATTTGGCCAAAATTTGGAATCACCAAACAGACTTTTTGACTATTGATAGTCTTGAAGAAGTAATGGGAGGTCATGCTTTTCTTGCTTTCGTTGAGATCACTGGTGGTGCTTGGCATATTGCTACTAAGCAAGTTGGTGAATATACCAAATTCAAAGGTAAAGGACTTCTTTCTGCAGAAGCTGTTCTTTCATGGTCACTAGCTGGTATAGGCTGGATGGCTATTATTGCAGCCTTCTGGAGTGCAGCTAACACTACAGTTTATCCAACTGAATTCTTTGGTGAACCACTTCAATTGAAGTTTAGTATTTCTCCTTATTGGGTAGATACTGTTGATCTTCCTGATGGTGAATACACTTCAAGGGCATGGTTAGCTAATGTTCATTATTATTTTGGATTCTTCTTTATTCAAGGTCATCTATGGCACGCTTTAAGAGCACTAGGCTTTGATTTCAAGAGAGTTACAAATGCTATCAGTAATATTGATAGCGCAACAGTTACTCTTAAAGATTAATTTTAAAATTTTATTACCAATATCAAAAGGCTCCTATAATAGGAGCCTTTTTTATTTGAAAAATTTTGTTTATTAATTTAGATTTAGAATTATATGTTTTTGAAATCATTGAATATTTTTTCGATACATAATAAAGAAATTTTTTCAAATTCTCTATTAATAAGTTTTTTGGGATTGTTAATTATATTTTTTTTGTTAATTTTTGGGAGAAAATTAAAACTAGCTGTTCAACTTGAGAGATTTGGATTGCCAATAGCAGTTATATCAGGAATTTTAGGTATATCTATAGGTCCATTTGGAGCGATACACTTTTTGCCAAAAGAAACAATCAATGTTTGGAGTGATTTTCCTACTCCTCTTTTATCATTGGTTTTCGCAACTTTAATGATGGGAAGACCTATTCCAAATATAAATGGTTTAGTTAAACCAATTTTTAATCAATTTCTATTGGCTCTTTCCCTAGGTTTTGGACAATTTTTCGTTGGTGGTTTAGTTGTTAAATATTTTTTGTCTCCATCTATGGATGCAAATCCTCTAATGGGATGTTTAATAGAGGTTGGCTTTGAGGGTGGTCATGGAGCTGCAACAATAATTGGCGAAAGCTTTAATAAACTAGGTTTCCCAAATGGTTTAGATCTTGGTTTGGCTATGGCAACAATGGGTCTTTTAGCCTCTTCAATATTGGGCAGCATTTTTATTTTTCTTGGGAGAACTTTAGGACTTTCAGATACTGAGGAAATTCTTGAACAAAAAGATAACACAAAGGAAAAAAATAAGTCAGGACTTTTTGCAGATTTAAGAATTCTTATAATTAATCTTGGATTCTCGGGGTTGGCAATTTCTTTTGGTGTTTTGTTACTTGAATTTTTAAAGTATATTTCAAGTTCTTTTGGTGATTTTTCGAAGGAAATTATTTTTTCACTACCAGTATTCCCTTTTATCCTTATAGGTTCGCTCCTTATTAGATATATTTTAGAGAAAACCAAAAATACAGAATTTATTTCAAATATTCTGCAAAGGGAGATTGGTATTCTATCCACAGACTTATTGATTTTTACAGCTATGGCGAGTTTAGATATTGCAGTTGTTTTTGATAACTGGAAACTCATTTTAGTGTTTACTATTTTCGGTTTATTTTGGAATTTAATCTGTATTGCTTATTTTGCATACTTTATTTTTGATGATTATTGGTTTGAAAAAAGTTTGATAGAGTTTGGAAATTCTACAGGTGTAGTAGCTTCTGGCTTACTTCTTTTAAGGCTTGCAGATCCTAAAAATATTTCTAAGACTTTACCAATTTTTACGTCAAAACAGCTATTCGCTCAGTTAATCCTTTCTGGAGGACTATTCACAGTTCTTGCACCATTAATGATTTCTAAAATTGGTTTAGATTTTTGGACAGAAATTTGTGCCCTAATTACATTCGCAATTCTTTTTATTGCATTGATTTTTAATAAAGTAGAGATGAAAAATTTTCAATAATAACTCTAGAATGGTAAAAGCTTAAATTTTATTTTAATGTCATTTACTCCCTACGATATTCCACCTCAAGAAAATAAAGGCAAGTGGTTTAGGAGTCATTTACTAGGAAGGGAAATCGAACTTGGAGAATTGTATAGCCTTGGATCAAATGATTTAGATTTGCTTATGGCGGAGACCGCAGAAATCAGAAGCGATCTTGATTTTAAGGAAAAAAATATAGGCAAATTTAGGACTGCAGGATATTTTTTAGAGTTAGCAAGAATAATTGAGAAAAGAAAGTTGTTAGAAAGTTAATTATATGGGAAATAATTCTTTCGAGAATTTGGTTCCCATAATTCGTATTTATACATTAAGGATTTAAAGTCTCTATTTTTCTCAAACGAATCTAACCAGTTTTTTATTGAAGATTCAAAATAATTTGTTCTTTTTTGACTTTCACAAGCGATTCTAAATTGTCTTACAAAAGGCCAAATAGACCAATCAGCGATTGTGGGGCTATCTCCAAAAAAGTATTTGTTTTCTACAAGAAGTTCGTTCCATCTTTTTATAAATTTAATCGCATTTGTGAAATGAAATTCTTCATCACTATTCTCATATCTTGTGGCATATTTAAATCGATCTAAATGATATTTGAATTCGTTATCGTTTTCATTAATTATTTCAAAAATATTGTCTTTTTTGTTCTCAGGTAAATAAATTAATTTGATATTTTCCTTTTTTGACTCTGAAAGAGCCCACATGATGATTTCAAGACTTTCTTCAATAACTTCACTATTTTTTTTTATGAGTATTGGAACCGTTTTCGTCTTTGAATTATTTAAAAAATCTAGAGGTTTATTTTTTAAATCAATTTCTCTTATCTCTACTTTTATTTCACAAATTAATAGGGCCCATCTTGCACGAATAGCATATGGACATCTTCGAAATGAATATAAAATATCGTTTTTCATATTGTAAAAACTTTTAATTTCCTTAATTCTTTTAGTATTATCTAAGTAGGAACAGTATTAATTTTACAACGCAAATGTCGGGATATGTTTACCTTATTAGAGTGGGAGACCTTTATAGGATTGGGAAAACGGATAATCTTGAAAAGAAAATTAAGAAATTAAAGCCAGATGAATTATTAACATCAATCATGACAAAGGAACCGGGAACTCTTGAAGCAAGATTACTAAGAAAATATAAGTCGCAAAGAATTCCTGAAACTGGTTATTTAAAGCTTTCTAAAAGACAAATTAGAGAATGTAAAAAGCAATTTGAATTAAAGGGAAGCTTACCTCACACTTTAGATGCTGAAGTTTCCATTACTCTATTTGCATCTTTTTTATTGTTTTCATTAAGTTCCATTATTTTTAATTATTTAAATTTTGGATTTGTAAAATCTGTATCTTATTCTTTCGGAATGGCATCTTTGCCAATGGTTATATTATTTATTACAGGTAGTTTTGGAGGATACTTTTCTGAAGATTTATCTCTTTTTTCATTGTTAACTAATCGAATTAAAGGTTTATTTATTGCAATTGCAATGCTTTCAATGGCTTACTTAATTTTCAACTTAGGTTAAATTTCATAATTACAATTTAAGGCAATTTCAAATGGAACTGATTGGGTAGGTAACTTCAGAATAGTTGAGCAGATTTCAGCAATATCTTCAGGTTGTGTCATGCTTGATTTATCTAGTGAAGAGATATTTTGGGCCATTTTTGTATTAACCCAGCTTGGACAAATTGCTGAAACCCTTATATTTTTATCCCAACCTTTATTTTTCATCGTTTGGCATAATCCCATCAAAGCAAACTTTGAAGAAGAATAAGCGGCTAAATCGCCTTTAGATCTTTTCCCACTCATTGAAACTAAAACAATAATTCTTCCTCTGCCTGAGGTACATAAATGATCCCAAGAAAGCCTACATAAATTCCAAATTGCCAAAAAATTGATATTTAATGTATTTAAAATATCTTCTTCATCACCATCTTTGTATAAGAAAGGAACTTTTGATAATACTCCAGAACAATTTACTATTGAATCAAATCCTCCAAACATATTTACGGTGTTTTTTATCCAATTTTCGGCTGTAATTTTTTTTAATGCATCATAGTGATTGATTATAATTCTCCCTTCTGGCCATTTATTTGGATCAATAGCACTTCCTTTTAATGATTCTAAATCTCTTATGCCAATGCTAATTCTATTGCCTTCCTTTAATTCTTTATGTGCAATATTTAGTCCAATACCACTACTAGCTCCACTTATTAGTATTGTTCTCATTTTTGGACTATATATTTGGAAATATTATCCTAAGTAACATTTTAAATTCTTTACCATGCATAACCATAAGACCTTTCTTTACACTCCATGGAGCCTTTATAAACATTACGCACATCGCATATACAATCTCTTTTAAGGAAAGAGTATCAGTTAGAAAACCATACCATTGGTTTTTAGGTAGTTGGAAAAAACTGCCAAAAAATTCTCTTAATAGTTTCTCGTCAAACCTCATGAGTTTTTCTAATCCAAATTGGTAAAGTGATTTCTTCCTAATTAATTCTTTTGACCATAAAGTTTCCCAACCTTTTCTAGCAATATGATAAGTACTTAGATTTTTGTTTTTTATTGCTTCTGAGACTGCCTTAGCTACAAGAGGAGCTCTTCTTAAAACATTACCAATTAAATATCCAGATGCAGGATGTACCATTGAAGCAGCACCACCATATCCAAGTATTTGTTGTTTGAAATCTGGGATTGGCATATTCATAGGGAGAAACAAGCCTAGCTCTTCATGTTGCATGCTTGTGATTGATATATTTCGATAAGAAAGCCTCTTCTCTAGTCTCTCTTTTAAATTTTCCATTGTTAGAGGATTTACTAAACCAAGAGATGTCTCTTCAAGAAAATATTTCCCATCACCCATATCCATGGCATAAAGAAAAGTGGGCGGTTCTTTTTTTTGCTCATCGTTAAGATGGTCATTTCTATAGTCCATTAATACAAACTGCCCTTTCTTAAGTGGAGGTTTACTAAAATTACCTACTATCCCATAACAAGTTTGGACTGCTAAGGGTCCACAGGATTTTAATTTAAGAAAAACAGGATCATATCCTGTTGCATCTACTACTAATCTTGCAGAGTAAGTATTGCCATCTTTTGTAGTTACTGTACTTTTGTATTTTTCAAAGTGTATTTTGTTTGCATAGCCTTGATGCCATTTAATAAGAGCCTTATCACATTCATTAAACCAATAATTGTGAAGTTTCTTTTTATCAAATAGTCCATAATCTAGTGAATGTTCCGTGGCTTTATTCTCGTCGTCCTGCTCTTCTAATGCGCCATGCCCAAAAAAACTTACAGTATTCTTCCATCTATATTCAAGTAAATCCTGAAGCCCGAGTTGATCAACTTCTTCCCCCCAAATGCCATATGTGTTTGGCCAAGGTTCATCTGGTCCATTTGGAGAAAGCACTTCAACATCTAATTTTTCTTTCCCTAAAGCTGAGGCAATTGCCATACCTGCAGGCCCCGCACCCAAAACAAGAACATCTGGCAAGTTTTCTTCTGACATTAAATATAAATCTTATGATTAAAGAAATTTAGGCAACAAGTTATTAACTCTGCACTTAAGATTATATATTTCATCCAATGCTGATAATGAGAGTAGATTAATAATAATCAAATTACTCAATTACTAGTGACTAAGTTTTCAGTGTTTTAACAATAATTTATAAGATTACAAAATAAAAAATAATTAAAAATTTTTTTTATTATAAAAAATACATTGCAAGTTAAATGATTAAAAATAAAAATATTTTAATTACTGGAGGTAATTCAGGTATAGGTCTTTTTGCTATTATTAATTTACTAAAGAAGAAAAATAATTTATACGTTGTAATAAAATCTGAATTAGGAAAGAATGAATTTCTCAAAACAATTGAGAAATATTTTGATAAAAATTACCTAAGTAAATATTTAAATATTATAGAAAATTGTGATCTTTCAAATCTAGAGAATATTATAAAAATTAAGGATTACTTTATTAGTAAAAAGATTTTTTTAGATGTTTTTGTATTAAATGCAGGATTGCAATATACGGGTTCTTTTTACCCAAAAGTATCAAAACAAGGCATAGAACTAACTTTTGCAGTTAATCATCTTGCACATTTTTACTTAGTGAAAATCTTAAAAGATTTAGTTAAAGATAATGAAGAATCTAGAATCATTATCACATCATCAGATGTACACGATCCCAAAAGCCCAGGTGGAAATATAGGAAAAAAAGCAGGGCTTAATAATCTAGTTGATTTTAGAAAAAAAGTTACGGGTCAATTTTTAAATTTTAATGCTGATGAATCTTATAAAAATAGTAAGTTATGTAATATTTTGTTTGCTAAAGAACTTGCAAAAAAATTAAAAATATCCTCTAGTAAAATTTCTGTAATTGCTTGGGCTCCTGGTCTCGTAATACCAAATGATGATTCAGGTTTTTTTAGATATAGTAAACGTTTTAATCTCTTTGGATATTTAATTTTTTCTAAAGTCGCAAAAAATATTTTAGGAATTTCTGAAAGTTTAGAAAATGCTGGAAAGATTCTTTCTCAGATTGTTCTTGATTCTAATTTAAATAATGTTGGTTTCATATATTTAAGTAATAAACTTATAGGTAGAAAAAAACATAAATTAGTTGAAAGTAATGTTAGTGATGAAGCTAATAGTGATGAGTTGGCTTCAAAACTTTGGATTTTAAGTGAAGATATTTGCCGATCATTTGGATTTGTTACTCTCAATATTTAAGGTTTGGGTTGGAAATGCAAACTCTATATTATTGGCTGCAAATTCCTCAATAATTTTTAAATTTATAGATTGTTGAGCTTCCATCGCAGCAAGATAATTATTTGTGGGTATGTAATAAACAAGTTCGAAATTAAGGCTGAAGTCTCCAAAATCTGTGAAATGACATCTATCAAAAGATGCATCTTTTGTCTCTTCGATTATTTTTTTAATTATTGTTGGAATCAATTTCATAAGTTCTGGAGAGGTTTCATAAACAACTCCCAATTTATGCACTAACCTCCTTTTCTTCATTTGTGCGTAATTTGAAATTATCCCATTTGTTAGAGCGCTGTTGCTCATTACTATTACTTCTCCATTAATACTTCTTATCCTTGAGGACCTTACTCCAACCCTCTCAACCATTCCTAATACTCCATCAGATTTAATAAACTCACCTTTTTGAAAA
The Prochlorococcus marinus XMU1411 genome window above contains:
- a CDS encoding DUF1350 family protein, which translates into the protein MTFTKYQFNNFCYWPSNPKKVVEFIGGSYLASKPDLTYKRFIESLINKNYAVHAYKYTPQFDHQQLAIKAWRDFKNCRISLSNRIGGSIPSIRIGHSLGCKLHLISPDGGRNCEKFISISFNNFSANKSIPLLKQISQKLEFNSEFSPSPERTLRLIEKTYNQKNNFLIKFNSDELDQTDKLFSCLKARKEDNSQGVILKGTHTIIASAGLRENFLGDWADDEFKRNTIKKISNLIDESN
- a CDS encoding 3'-5' exonuclease; translated protein: MDLSNKKELNQLDILQGQVISYPSEERVANQNKKIEKILILDTETTGLDENKDEVIEIGCILFDVSFKCVLSQVSFLFPVNNNEAEHVNGISAEVTNISQPWEDGLNFFLKLVDCSDFIVAHNVEFDKKWFGKGRLPNLNKKWICSLEDINWSFQKSLKTRPSVTDLALSFSIPVWNLHRALSDCIYISEVFKKCDNLDELLLKATEPRFLYKALVSYEDRSLAKNAGFKWNNPVQGAWSRKLTTDEAKNLDFRVEILN
- the hisS gene encoding histidine--tRNA ligase → MNNLKNLRGTIDLLPDQLIKWQNVEKILLEQLARASIKEIRTPILEMTELFIRGIGEGTDVVSKEMYTFLDRGERSCTLRPEGTASVARALIQNGLSSNLQKLWYMGPMFRYERPQAGRQRQFHQLGVEFIGYDSVRSDVEIIALAWDILGKLGIKELNLEINTLGDLNDRLNFQKSFLEWLEINKNSLDLDSQNRITKNPLRILDSKNIQTQKALENAPRLFNFLSEESHKRYSDLKKNLEVLKIPYVENFNLVRGLDYYTHTAFEITSGALGSQATVCGGGRYDDLIKQMGGPNTPAIGFAIGLERLILLAGKELEIPRNTDIYIINQGLIAESLAMDLSRKLRNYDLLVELDLSGASFSKQFKKANKLKSKSVIVIGDDEAVNGEFIIRLFDRSVNENEEEVISFGNDINLEKWINNNLLIKRCS
- a CDS encoding TIGR02450 family Trp-rich protein, producing MKNYWTSIKPINGLRHFVLVNETKEKGNIIFLMVSVLDSEINLRATYEELINSGNWCEGWINLPKLQSITEEYFDYKSNNREECIDDVFINEDSLFNIS
- a CDS encoding chlorophyll a/b binding light-harvesting protein, with the translated sequence MQTYGNPDTTYGWWAGNSGVANRSGKFIAAHVAHAGLIVFWAGAFTLFELSRFDPSVPMGHQPLIVLPHLATLGIGFDANGVAMGDTKPVLAIAIVHLVSSMVLAAGGLLHSLLLPGNLEDSDVARARKFNIEWDNPDKLTFILGHHLIILGFAVIAFVEWARVHGIYDPAIGSVRQVEYELNLAKIWNHQTDFLTIDSLEEVMGGHAFLAFVEITGGAWHIATKQVGEYTKFKGKGLLSAEAVLSWSLAGIGWMAIIAAFWSAANTTVYPTEFFGEPLQLKFSISPYWVDTVDLPDGEYTSRAWLANVHYYFGFFFIQGHLWHALRALGFDFKRVTNAISNIDSATVTLKD
- a CDS encoding sodium/glutamate symporter gives rise to the protein MFLKSLNIFSIHNKEIFSNSLLISFLGLLIIFFLLIFGRKLKLAVQLERFGLPIAVISGILGISIGPFGAIHFLPKETINVWSDFPTPLLSLVFATLMMGRPIPNINGLVKPIFNQFLLALSLGFGQFFVGGLVVKYFLSPSMDANPLMGCLIEVGFEGGHGAATIIGESFNKLGFPNGLDLGLAMATMGLLASSILGSIFIFLGRTLGLSDTEEILEQKDNTKEKNKSGLFADLRILIINLGFSGLAISFGVLLLEFLKYISSSFGDFSKEIIFSLPVFPFILIGSLLIRYILEKTKNTEFISNILQREIGILSTDLLIFTAMASLDIAVVFDNWKLILVFTIFGLFWNLICIAYFAYFIFDDYWFEKSLIEFGNSTGVVASGLLLLRLADPKNISKTLPIFTSKQLFAQLILSGGLFTVLAPLMISKIGLDFWTEICALITFAILFIALIFNKVEMKNFQ
- a CDS encoding glutathione S-transferase, giving the protein MKNDILYSFRRCPYAIRARWALLICEIKVEIREIDLKNKPLDFLNNSKTKTVPILIKKNSEVIEESLEIIMWALSESKKENIKLIYLPENKKDNIFEIINENDNEFKYHLDRFKYATRYENSDEEFHFTNAIKFIKRWNELLVENKYFFGDSPTIADWSIWPFVRQFRIACESQKRTNYFESSIKNWLDSFEKNRDFKSLMYKYELWEPNSRKNYFPYN
- a CDS encoding GIY-YIG nuclease family protein, with protein sequence MSGYVYLIRVGDLYRIGKTDNLEKKIKKLKPDELLTSIMTKEPGTLEARLLRKYKSQRIPETGYLKLSKRQIRECKKQFELKGSLPHTLDAEVSITLFASFLLFSLSSIIFNYLNFGFVKSVSYSFGMASLPMVILFITGSFGGYFSEDLSLFSLLTNRIKGLFIAIAMLSMAYLIFNLG